A window of the Longimicrobium sp. genome harbors these coding sequences:
- a CDS encoding VOC family protein, translating to MSESTNPPVMTGVTPYLTVRGASDASAFYQAAFGAQELARMPDEKSGKLMHCHLRINGADVMMSDEFPEYGMDMGEGPKGVTLHLQVDDADAWFERAVAAGATVTMPLADQFWGDRYGQLKDPFGHSWSIGASKK from the coding sequence ATGTCAGAATCCACCAATCCCCCCGTGATGACCGGCGTCACCCCGTACCTGACGGTGCGCGGGGCCAGCGACGCCTCCGCCTTCTACCAGGCGGCTTTCGGGGCCCAGGAACTCGCCCGCATGCCCGACGAGAAGAGCGGCAAGCTGATGCACTGCCACCTGCGGATCAACGGCGCCGACGTGATGATGTCGGACGAGTTTCCGGAGTATGGGATGGACATGGGCGAGGGGCCGAAGGGCGTGACGCTTCACCTTCAGGTCGACGACGCCGACGCGTGGTTCGAGCGTGCCGTGGCGGCCGGCGCCACGGTGACGATGCCCCTGGCCGACCAGTTCTGGGGCGACCGCTACGGCCAGCTGAAGGACCCGTTCGGCCACAGCTGGTCCATCGGCGCGTCGAAGAAGTAG